The Oscillospiraceae bacterium DNA window AACCGCTGCACGGGGACATCGAATTTGACGACGTCACATTCCGTTATCCGGACGGCACGGAGAACATACTGGAACACTTCCGCCTCAAGATCCCCGCCGGCAGCTTCGTCGCGCTGGTGGGGGAGACGGGCGCCGGAAAATCCACGCTGGTGAACCTCGCCTCCCGCTTCTTCGAACCCACACAGGGCCGGATCCTGATCGACGGGCGGGACGCGCGGGACCGCAGCCAGCTCTGGCTGCACAGCCGTCTCGGCTATGTCCTGCAGGATCCGCACCTATTTTCCGGCACCATCCGGGAAAACATCCGTTACGGCCGGCCGGACGCCAAGGATGCGGAGATCGAGGAGGCCGCGCGTGTCGCGTACGCCGCCCCGATGATCGCACGGCGCCCCGGCGGGCTGGACGCGGAGGTCGGGGAGGGCGGCGACCAACTGAGCACCGGAGAAAAACAGCTCATCGCCCTGGCCCGCGCCGTGCTCGCCGACCCGCGCATTTTTGTATTGGACGAGGCCACTTCCAGCGTCGACGCCGAGACGGAGGCGCTCATCCAACAGGCGACGCGCCGCCTGCTGCGGGGGCGCACTTCCTTTGTCATCGCGCACCGCCTGTCCACCGTTCGGGAGGCGGATCTGATCCTCGTGATCGCGGACGGGCGTGTGGTCGAACAGGGCACGCACGACGCGCTGATGCGCGCCGGCGGCCGCTATTTCGACCTGTATACCCTCCAGTTCGCCGAGGACGCGGCGGCCGGCGGTCCGCCGCCTTTGCCCTGACCCGCGCCAACCGGACGCCTCCGACAATTTCATACTCGGCGCGTCAACGCTACGGCGGTCCGCCGCCGGAGAGAGGTGCTTGCTGTGAGGAAATCTCTCTGTCTGCTTCTGGCACTGCTGCTATGTCTGGGGGGACTGTCCGCCTGTGGGGACGGCGGCGAGGATATCTCATCCCCGCCGCCCGAAAGCGCCACGCCGCCGCCCACCCCGTCTCCGCCGCCCATCAAGGCGCCGGAGGGACCGACGCTGTCCACCCGATTTCGCGCGCCGACCGGCTACACCCGCGTGCCCGCCGAGGACGACAGTTTTGCCGCGTATCTGCGGGCGCTCCCGCTCAAGGAGGACGGCGCGCCGGCGTTGCTCTTCGACGGCAAAGAGAAGCTGACGCGGACGCACGAGGCGGTGATCGACATGGACATCGGTTCGACAGACGTCCAGCAGGGGTCCGACGCACTGATCCGCCTGCGGGCCGAGTACCTTTACGCGCAAGGCGACTACGACCGGATCTCCTACCATTTTCTCTCCGGCTTTCTATTCCCCTTTATCCGCTGGGCCGAGGGGTATCGGGTCAGCGTGAGCGGGAGGAATGTGACCTGGGAGAAAAAGGCCGATCCCTCGCAGGATTACGAGATCTTCCGCCGCTACTTGAACACGCTGTTTGTGTACGCCAACACGCGCTCGCTGGCGGCGGAGCTGTCCACCGCCGACGAGATGCGCATCGGCGATGTGTTCATCTCCACCGAGTTCGGCGGCGTGATGGTGGTGGATATGGCGCAGCGCGCGGGCACCGGGGAAATCGTGTGCATCTTGGCCGGAGCCAAGATTCCGGCCCAGGACATTCAGATCTTGAAAAATCCGGACGACCCGCAGCTCTCGCCCTGGTACCCCGCTCCCTCCGTCGCGGGTCTCACCACCTCGGAGGGCGATATCTTCCGCCCGGAGCACTTAAAGCGCTTCAGTGAGATCCCTGAAAATCCCGACGCCGCCACGCCGACGCCATAGGCTCATTCTTTGGCCTTCGGCCGACAGAGCAACGCGACCAGAAACCCAAAGAAGATGGCCGCCGCGAGCCCGGCGGCGGCGGCCGTGAGACCGCCGGTGAGGGCGCCGAGCAGCCCCTTCTCCGCCACCGCCGCACGCACGCCGCGCGCCAGTGTGCAGCCGAACCCCGTGAGCGGGACCTGGGCGCCGGCGCCGGCCCATCGGAGCAGCGGCTCATACAGGCCGACGGCGGTCAGCACCACACCGGCTGTGACAAAGGCCACCAATACCCGTGCCGGCGTCAGCCGCGTCCTGTCGATGAGCACCTGCCCCACGGCACAAAACGCGCCGCCCACCAAAAATGCCTTTACATATTCCATATATTCACCCGTTGCACAAGCTTCCATGATTTTACAAATTATGGAAGCTTTGAATTGCCCAAAAACGCCGCCACATGGCTGATGGCTGGGATAGACTCCCCCTGTGCGGCGGTTGAATGTCATTTGCATTCAACCGTCATTTGTTTTATAGTTCAGCCCGAAAACGCCGCCACATGGCAGATGGCCGGGATAGACTCCCCCTGTGCGGCGGAGACTGGGGAAAGGAGGGCGCCGGTGCCGCAGAAGAGGAGTCGGCGCCATCTCCTCTCTTGCAGCCCCCGCATCAGATGTCCGCAGAGCACGACGGCGCCGCAGCCGGCGCCGGACCCGCCCGCGTGGGTATCTTGGTTCGCGTCATAGATGAGCGTCCCACAGTCCACATGGCGGCCGGCGAGCGCCACGCCGTCCCGCGCAAACAGGTCAAGCAGCAGCTCCGATCCTGGCGCGCCCAAGTCTCCCGTGGCAATCAGGTCGTACGCCTCGGGCGCCGTGCCGCTCTCCGCAAAGAAAGCGCGGAGCGTGTCGTAGGCCGCCGGAGCCATGGCCGCGCCCATGTGAGCCGGGTCTTTGACACCGGCGTCCACAATCCGGCCCACGGCCGCATGTGTGAGACTCGGCCCTGACGAGTCCGTCCCCAGCACCAGGGCACCCGCCCCCGTCACCGTCCACTGGGCGGTGGGCGTGCGCTGGCCGCCGTACTCCAGCGGCAGGCGGTACTGCCGCTCGGCGGCGCAGAAGTGGGAGGAACTCATGGCCGCCGCCGTGCGGGCATACCCCGCCGACACCGCCGCCGCCGCCAATATCAGCCCCTCGGCCATCGTCGCGCAGGCGGCGTACAGGCCGAGCAGCGGCCGCTTTGTGCCGCGCAGCCCGAAGGAGGTACCGATGCACTGATCCAACAGGTCCCCGGCAAACAAGATATCGAGTTCTTCCAGCGGCTGGCCGGCCTTTTCCGCCGCGCGGGCCAGCGCCGTCCGCAGCAGGCGGCTCTCGGCCTTTTCCCATGTCTTCTCCCCGCAAAAAGCGTCCGTCTCGACGACATCAAAACTGCCGCCGAGCGGTCCCGCGCCTTCCTTCTTCCCGACGACACTGGCGCAGCCCAACACACGCGGCGGCCTGTCGAACCGGATGGTCTGCGCCCCCAGGCGTATTTCGGACATCCAAATCCCTCCGTCTCCACAGCCAGTATGGCAGTCCGGCGGGCCATTTATGCGGCGCACATGGGGCCTGTGCCACTCAATCCAAAATTTTAACCGTGTCGAATTCGACACGGTTAAAATCCCAAGTCCGGCGCAGCAGTTTCGCCATGACGCCTGAACTAACGTGGGTTGCACCTGCAACCCACAACCCAAATTCTTGTTTTTTGTTGCCGCTTCGCGGCAACAAGGTACTATGTGTTACGCCTCCGAAGGGGCGTCTTCGCAGCTCTCAGCCGTTTCG harbors:
- the spoVAE gene encoding stage V sporulation protein AE; amino-acid sequence: MEYVKAFLVGGAFCAVGQVLIDRTRLTPARVLVAFVTAGVVLTAVGLYEPLLRWAGAGAQVPLTGFGCTLARGVRAAVAEKGLLGALTGGLTAAAAGLAAAIFFGFLVALLCRPKAKE
- a CDS encoding stage V sporulation protein AD, whose amino-acid sequence is MSEIRLGAQTIRFDRPPRVLGCASVVGKKEGAGPLGGSFDVVETDAFCGEKTWEKAESRLLRTALARAAEKAGQPLEELDILFAGDLLDQCIGTSFGLRGTKRPLLGLYAACATMAEGLILAAAAVSAGYARTAAAMSSSHFCAAERQYRLPLEYGGQRTPTAQWTVTGAGALVLGTDSSGPSLTHAAVGRIVDAGVKDPAHMGAAMAPAAYDTLRAFFAESGTAPEAYDLIATGDLGAPGSELLLDLFARDGVALAGRHVDCGTLIYDANQDTHAGGSGAGCGAVVLCGHLMRGLQERRWRRLLFCGTGALLSPVSAAQGESIPAICHVAAFSG
- a CDS encoding DUF4846 domain-containing protein, with product MRKSLCLLLALLLCLGGLSACGDGGEDISSPPPESATPPPTPSPPPIKAPEGPTLSTRFRAPTGYTRVPAEDDSFAAYLRALPLKEDGAPALLFDGKEKLTRTHEAVIDMDIGSTDVQQGSDALIRLRAEYLYAQGDYDRISYHFLSGFLFPFIRWAEGYRVSVSGRNVTWEKKADPSQDYEIFRRYLNTLFVYANTRSLAAELSTADEMRIGDVFISTEFGGVMVVDMAQRAGTGEIVCILAGAKIPAQDIQILKNPDDPQLSPWYPAPSVAGLTTSEGDIFRPEHLKRFSEIPENPDAATPTP